A window of Adhaeribacter arboris genomic DNA:
TTAATAATAAGGAGACATTTGAAGCTCCTGAATTTTCATCACGACCAACACTTGTAATCAGGAATACCAAAGATTTTACGATAAGTAATTTTGCCCTTTCAGTTAATCCTAGAGACATTGTAAATACTAAGGTTTACAGGACAGATGTTGAGTCTTTGAAAGTTGCATTTATGGAATTAAAAAATAAGCAAAATAAATAGCACTTATCTTAGTAGTCCTTTTAAGCTCAAAGCAGTCAATTAAAACTTAGTCGTCTTTTTGCACTACCATATCAGTCACTAACACATCTTTCATATTGTCGGATAAAGCATATCGGGAGTCTATTGCCACAATCATCCGGGGTAGATGATCAAGTAGAGCCATAAAAAGCGGTTGAAGGCCGAAGCCTTTTAAAATGACTTTATAAGAAGAGAAAGTAAGAGTAATCACATTCTTATCTCCATCTAGCTTGAACTCACCGGAGACTAGATAGGAGTAGCTTAAAAATACCCGTCTACCATCCGGCCATACCAAGCACAAGCTTCTAGAGTTACCCGGTGAGTCATAATAGTCATTTTTATGGCTTACCTTTGAATCCGTATCAACCTTAGTGGGGTCATTTTCCCGCATTTGGTCGTAGCGAAGTTTAAATCCTTGGCTCATAGTCCCGGTCTTTTTGCAGTGAGGAAGGCTCTTTGTCTCTGGATTTATCTATTTGTGAAGAACCCCAATTTATATCTTCTCTGATTCGTTGGTGCGTTATATCCTTGGTTTGGCTTCGCTTCCCGACTAACTCTAGGGCGGATTGCCGTTCGCCTAACTCGGAAGCGTGTTCCAGCAATTGTTCTTTGTCGTCTGTGTAAATGCGGGCACGTTCCCGCCCACGCGAGACAGAAACATAGAACTGTTTAGAATCTGTGGCGGGAAAGGTTGCTGCCGGTTGCGAGATAAAGACTTCATCGACCGTTTTGCCTTGCGAAGCATGAGAAGTGATGCAATGCGCATGCGCTAAATGCCCGTAATCTTGTTTTAGCTCATAAGTGCCTTTGCTGATATTGTTGCGAAGGAGTAAACTGCCATTCTTGCGGACAGATACGACTTCCAAAGTTTGCCCGTTATTCAGCCGTTTCTTTTCTTCATCAAAGCCGTTGCGGGTTATGCGGATCGTGTCCCCCTTCGCCAGAGCGATTTCATCTTTGCGGTAAAGGTCATAGTCACCGCTTTTCTGCATCGGCAAGGGGAGTACTTTTCCCTCCTGATTTTTAATGGTCACTCCCTTTTCTGAACTGCTATCGACCGTCCACATACTGCCTCGCTTAATGCCAGGCGCGTTCTGATTGAACTGAACGACTTGACCTTTTTGAAGATTTCGCCAGTCGCTTTTTTGCGCTTCCGTTAGGTTAAGGTTGGCAAGGCGGGTCGCTGAAATTTCTTTTTTGCCTATTAATCCGTTTGCTTTGAGTTTCTGGCGGATGTCTTTTGTGACTTGGTCGCCTTGCTCATGCGTCGGGGAAACCACTAAAGCCGATTTTCCTTTCTTGATCGATTCAACGTAATCATCCACTAAAGCTTTATTGGGTTTTAACGGATCAATGCTTTGGATCGAGCCGATACTATCCAGTTTCTCGAAAGCGTCCTTCACCTCACCTTTGGATAAATCTTGCACGGCGGCGCGGTAATGTTCATTTCTTTGCCGGTAGATTTTGCTTACCTCAGCCGTTTTAATTCCGCCGACTGTATTGAGAATGCGCAGGGCATCGCCTCTGATCACACTGGCGTGCTGACGCGTATCGCCCCCTAAGATTAGCCGAGCATTTTGCTTAGTAGCCAAATCGAGCAATGCCTTCATATCCTTCGTGCCCAGCAGCCCGGCTTCATCTACCCAAAGGACTTGGTTCTTTAATTGTTGCTGTAATTTTTCGTCGGTTAGTAATTTGGCAACCGTTTCCGCTTTACTGAACCCTTCTTCCCGTAATACGCCGCGAGAAGCCTGAGCGGTAGGAGCAACAACGGTGACCTTTTTACCGGCTTTTTCCATGTGGGCAACGGCTTCTTTCATCAGGGTGGTCTTGCCCGTACCGGCAGCACCGCGGATGATCGAAACCCGGTGGGGGGTGGTAAGCACATGCTGAACAGCAGCGGCTTGCTGACCGTCCAGTTGCAGTTTAGGCGTATTGGTATAAAGAGGCTTGAGTTTACCTTGTCCTAGCCGGGCTAAATCAACCATTTCCTTTTCTTCGGATAAAACTTGGCGGGTAGTGCAAAATGTTCGTGACTTTTCCTTTACCTGAATAATGCGTTCATCCGTGCGAAAGCGTTCCGTAATGGCCTCAAGGGAAATCGTGGTGCTACCTAAACTATGGCGATAGGCAGTTTCCAGTAAACGGCGATCCGGCATAACAGAAGCTCGCTCAAAGCCGTGCAATAAAGCATGGTCGACGCATTGAGAAGGAGAAAGCGTAACTTTTTCTTTTTCCGGGGCAAAACGGATAATGCGCTCACCTTCGCCTTGCTCATTCGGAACCAGTTCTTTGATTTGTCGCCGCCATTCGGCTTTCAGTTCGGTCATGCTCCTACCCTTTTGCTTTTTTGCGCGGGTACGTGCGCCTAATTCACTAAGCTCTTTGGCATCGGTAATCCCTTTCTCTTTGGCAATGCGCCCGATTTCATCCGTCCGCTTGGAAAAAAGATCAATGGCTTTCTGCGGCACACCTTCCACTTCAAATGATTTTTCAGTGCGGCGTACCTGGTAGCCCAATTTGATTAAACGGTCGGAAAGTTGCTTGTGAAAACGAGCCTGGTAATAGGGCATGTCACGTTTAATATCGCGGAATTGGCCGGCTTTGATTTGCTTTTCCTGCTCATCCCAAGTAGCGTTGAAGACAAAGCAATGAGCATGTAAATGGGGATCGGGGACAGAACCATCGACAGGCCGAGCGGTTTGATGAACGAACTCTGCCCACATTAATTCACCGGTGTTCCGATCATCGTACTTGCCTTCTTTCCGTACCCGCGTTTTACTATCTTGTTCCATGTCGTGCATTGTTGCCTGAACACTTTCTTCAAATGCTTTTAACAAATGATCGTCCTTAGAAAGTGCGTG
This region includes:
- the mobF gene encoding MobF family relaxase; this encodes MIRMIQSNSAGHAKAYFSDALSRSDYYIDDQELQGSMHGRLAERLNLTGQANKESFFALCENINPATGEPITPRTKEERTIGYDINFHCPKSVSIIHALSKDDHLLKAFEESVQATMHDMEQDSKTRVRKEGKYDDRNTGELMWAEFVHQTARPVDGSVPDPHLHAHCFVFNATWDEQEKQIKAGQFRDIKRDMPYYQARFHKQLSDRLIKLGYQVRRTEKSFEVEGVPQKAIDLFSKRTDEIGRIAKEKGITDAKELSELGARTRAKKQKGRSMTELKAEWRRQIKELVPNEQGEGERIIRFAPEKEKVTLSPSQCVDHALLHGFERASVMPDRRLLETAYRHSLGSTTISLEAITERFRTDERIIQVKEKSRTFCTTRQVLSEEKEMVDLARLGQGKLKPLYTNTPKLQLDGQQAAAVQHVLTTPHRVSIIRGAAGTGKTTLMKEAVAHMEKAGKKVTVVAPTAQASRGVLREEGFSKAETVAKLLTDEKLQQQLKNQVLWVDEAGLLGTKDMKALLDLATKQNARLILGGDTRQHASVIRGDALRILNTVGGIKTAEVSKIYRQRNEHYRAAVQDLSKGEVKDAFEKLDSIGSIQSIDPLKPNKALVDDYVESIKKGKSALVVSPTHEQGDQVTKDIRQKLKANGLIGKKEISATRLANLNLTEAQKSDWRNLQKGQVVQFNQNAPGIKRGSMWTVDSSSEKGVTIKNQEGKVLPLPMQKSGDYDLYRKDEIALAKGDTIRITRNGFDEEKKRLNNGQTLEVVSVRKNGSLLLRNNISKGTYELKQDYGHLAHAHCITSHASQGKTVDEVFISQPAATFPATDSKQFYVSVSRGRERARIYTDDKEQLLEHASELGERQSALELVGKRSQTKDITHQRIREDINWGSSQIDKSRDKEPSSLQKDRDYEPRI